Proteins from a single region of Microbacterium sp. zg-Y818:
- a CDS encoding extracellular solute-binding protein has product MKRHTAVRLLGAGALAATAALVLAGCGQGFAGDSGGASDSDDGLTDSDDPIRVMIGSSGEAETAAVEDAVAAWAADEGVDAEVVAATNLSQELAQGFAAGSPPDLFYLSTDQLAGFVENGSVRAYGDLLDNKDDFYPSLVANFTVDGEFVCAPKDFSTLALIINTTLWEQAGLTEADIPTTWDELATVAQTLTTDGRVGLAFGAEYQRVGAFMAEAGGRLVNEDGTEAVADSPENVEALTYVKEHLADGTFAFAADVGAGWGGEAFGKELAAMVIEGNWITGGLSADYPDVQYTVAELPAGPAGEGTLQFTNCWGMAADSPNQEGVLDLVEYLTDTQQQLAFSDAFGPMPSIESAAADWEQANPELAPFLAGSAYAIGMPTNVGVGEVLTDFNAQLESLATGDPQQILQTVQSNLEAVVGG; this is encoded by the coding sequence ATGAAGCGACACACTGCGGTTCGCCTGCTGGGCGCCGGAGCTCTCGCCGCCACCGCCGCGCTCGTGCTGGCCGGGTGCGGGCAGGGATTCGCCGGCGACTCCGGCGGCGCATCGGACTCGGACGACGGGCTGACCGACTCCGACGACCCGATCCGCGTGATGATCGGCTCCAGCGGCGAGGCCGAGACGGCTGCCGTCGAAGACGCCGTCGCGGCGTGGGCCGCGGACGAGGGGGTCGACGCCGAGGTCGTCGCCGCGACCAACCTCAGCCAGGAGCTGGCGCAGGGCTTCGCCGCCGGCTCTCCTCCCGACCTGTTCTACCTCTCCACCGACCAGCTCGCCGGATTCGTCGAGAACGGCTCGGTGCGCGCCTACGGCGATCTGCTCGACAACAAGGACGACTTCTACCCCTCCCTGGTGGCCAACTTCACCGTGGACGGCGAATTCGTCTGCGCGCCGAAGGACTTCTCGACGCTGGCGCTCATCATCAACACGACCCTGTGGGAGCAGGCCGGACTCACCGAGGCGGACATCCCGACGACGTGGGATGAACTCGCGACGGTCGCTCAGACCCTGACCACCGACGGCCGCGTGGGCCTCGCCTTCGGCGCGGAGTACCAGCGGGTGGGCGCCTTCATGGCAGAAGCCGGCGGGCGGCTGGTCAACGAGGACGGCACCGAGGCGGTCGCCGACTCCCCCGAGAACGTCGAGGCCCTCACCTACGTCAAGGAGCACCTTGCCGACGGCACGTTCGCCTTCGCCGCCGACGTCGGCGCGGGCTGGGGCGGCGAGGCGTTCGGCAAGGAGCTGGCGGCGATGGTGATCGAAGGCAACTGGATCACCGGCGGGCTGAGCGCCGACTACCCCGACGTGCAGTACACCGTGGCCGAGCTTCCCGCCGGTCCTGCCGGTGAGGGCACGCTGCAGTTCACCAACTGCTGGGGCATGGCCGCGGACAGCCCCAACCAGGAGGGGGTGCTCGACCTCGTCGAGTACCTGACGGACACCCAGCAGCAGCTGGCGTTCTCCGACGCCTTCGGTCCCATGCCTTCGATCGAGTCGGCGGCAGCCGACTGGGAGCAGGCGAACCCCGAGCTCGCACCCTTCCTCGCGGGCTCCGCGTACGCGATCGGCATGCCGACCAACGTGGGCGTCGGTGAAGTGCTCACCGACTTCAACGCGCAGCTCGAGTCGCTGGCGACGGGCGATCCGCAGCAGATTCTGCAGACGGTGCAGTCCAACCTCGAGGCCGTGGTCGGCGGCTGA
- a CDS encoding pyridoxamine 5'-phosphate oxidase family protein — translation MADLFDVDKPAHAMARTRLSTDLIAWLVTTTAEGRPHPTPVWFFWHDGAITILSEPDTLKVKHLERGSQAVVHLDSGGAFGDDIVVLHGDARLEPDGAAPWLEEFREPYDAKYHSAIAAYGMPLEQFGHTFSTRIVFTPTRLVAWGG, via the coding sequence ATGGCCGACCTGTTCGACGTCGACAAACCCGCCCACGCCATGGCCCGTACGCGCCTGAGCACCGATCTCATCGCCTGGCTGGTGACCACCACCGCCGAAGGACGCCCGCACCCGACACCGGTGTGGTTCTTCTGGCACGACGGCGCCATCACGATCCTCAGCGAGCCGGACACCCTCAAGGTGAAGCATCTGGAGCGGGGGTCGCAGGCCGTCGTGCACCTCGACTCGGGCGGGGCGTTCGGTGACGACATCGTAGTGCTGCACGGCGACGCGCGCCTCGAGCCGGACGGCGCGGCCCCCTGGCTCGAAGAGTTCCGCGAGCCGTACGACGCGAAGTACCACAGCGCGATCGCCGCCTACGGCATGCCGCTGGAGCAGTTCGGCCACACGTTCTCGACGCGCATCGTGTTCACGCCGACGCGCCTGGTGGCCTGGGGCGGCTGA
- a CDS encoding glycogen debranching N-terminal domain-containing protein — protein MSAGWQPFLSDRVVALRAPTQVWSGRDGDAGGTAIEGIYHGDTRFLRHVRLEYRAPEGKWQPPEPISVMSRDAATVIFGSLLRGVDDATPDPKVRLERLREVRSGVVTETLRLHSHLNRPLVVLLRVRLTPDFSPLQEVKSGAAPRTDWSATGAGSTVQVRRGQTCIDLVAPTATTTVDEPGNEVTLVWQVRCEPRSSTEVTWRAQLVDPALVVLPAGRPVPWSVELPEQIDPRLRMWVHYALSDLDALRLALPIAPHDEFFAAGAPWFFTLFGRDSLWTARMLLPVDTTMAASTLRVLARLQGTKDDPESAEQPGKIAHELRAVEFAMPGEGIVLPPLYYGTVDATPLWVCLLVDAASAGMPEDDVRQLLPNLRAALEWIDHAAADGFVEYLDETDHGLSNQGWKDSGDSIQWRDGTLAAGPIALCEVQGYAYEAAAGAAALLDSLGEPGGERLRAWAESLRDRFRDRFWVQTPEGRYPAIALDRDGRGVDTLTSNIGHLLGTGILSPAEEAEVSALLVGPTMSSGFGVRTMSTAAAGYWPLSYHGGSVWAHDSAIIARGMARAGREEDARVVVEGLLAAAEAFEFRMPELHAGDAATTAPAPAPYPAACRPQAWSAAAAIVCLQIATRR, from the coding sequence ATGAGTGCGGGCTGGCAGCCGTTCCTCTCGGACCGCGTCGTGGCGCTGCGTGCCCCGACCCAGGTCTGGTCGGGGCGCGACGGTGACGCCGGGGGCACCGCCATCGAGGGGATCTACCACGGCGACACCCGCTTCCTGAGGCACGTGCGCCTCGAATACCGCGCGCCCGAGGGAAAGTGGCAGCCACCCGAGCCCATTTCCGTGATGTCCCGCGATGCCGCCACGGTGATCTTCGGGAGCCTGCTGCGCGGCGTCGACGACGCCACGCCCGACCCGAAGGTGCGTCTGGAACGCCTCCGCGAGGTGCGCAGCGGTGTCGTGACCGAGACGCTGCGACTGCATTCACACCTGAACCGGCCGCTCGTCGTGCTGCTGCGCGTTCGCCTCACCCCCGACTTCTCGCCGCTGCAGGAGGTGAAATCCGGGGCGGCGCCTCGCACGGACTGGTCCGCCACCGGCGCGGGATCCACCGTGCAGGTGCGCCGCGGGCAGACGTGCATCGATCTGGTGGCACCGACGGCCACCACAACCGTGGACGAGCCGGGCAACGAGGTGACGCTCGTCTGGCAGGTGCGCTGCGAGCCCCGCTCTTCGACCGAGGTGACGTGGCGGGCGCAGCTGGTCGATCCGGCGCTGGTCGTGCTGCCCGCCGGGCGCCCCGTGCCGTGGTCAGTGGAACTCCCGGAGCAGATCGACCCCCGGCTGCGCATGTGGGTGCACTACGCGCTGTCCGATCTCGACGCCCTGCGCCTGGCGCTGCCCATTGCGCCTCATGACGAATTCTTCGCCGCCGGCGCCCCGTGGTTCTTCACGCTCTTCGGACGTGACTCCCTGTGGACCGCGCGCATGCTGCTGCCGGTGGACACCACGATGGCGGCATCCACCCTGCGTGTGCTCGCCCGACTGCAGGGCACGAAAGACGATCCGGAGAGCGCCGAACAGCCGGGCAAGATCGCGCACGAGCTGCGGGCGGTGGAATTCGCCATGCCGGGCGAAGGCATCGTGCTGCCTCCGCTGTACTACGGCACCGTCGACGCCACACCGCTGTGGGTGTGCCTGCTCGTGGATGCCGCGAGCGCCGGCATGCCCGAGGACGACGTGCGCCAGCTGCTTCCGAACCTGCGGGCAGCGCTCGAGTGGATCGACCACGCCGCCGCCGACGGTTTCGTGGAATACCTCGATGAGACCGATCATGGGCTGTCGAACCAAGGATGGAAGGACTCCGGCGACTCGATCCAGTGGCGCGACGGCACCCTGGCGGCAGGACCCATCGCCCTGTGCGAGGTGCAGGGCTACGCCTACGAGGCCGCGGCCGGGGCTGCCGCGCTGCTGGACAGTCTGGGCGAGCCCGGCGGCGAGCGCCTGCGCGCGTGGGCGGAGTCTCTGCGGGACCGTTTTCGCGATCGGTTCTGGGTGCAGACGCCAGAGGGCCGGTACCCCGCGATCGCGCTGGACCGCGACGGCCGAGGCGTCGACACGCTGACCAGCAACATCGGTCATCTGCTGGGCACCGGCATCCTCTCCCCCGCAGAAGAGGCCGAGGTCTCCGCGTTGCTGGTCGGGCCCACGATGTCGTCCGGGTTCGGTGTGCGCACCATGTCGACGGCCGCGGCGGGATACTGGCCGCTCAGCTACCACGGCGGGAGCGTCTGGGCCCACGACTCCGCGATCATCGCCCGCGGCATGGCGCGTGCGGGACGTGAGGAAGACGCCCGCGTCGTCGTCGAAGGGCTGCTCGCGGCGGCGGAGGCGTTCGAGTTCCGCATGCCGGAGCTTCACGCCGGGGATGCCGCGACGACCGCCCCGGCGCCGGCACCGTATCCGGCGGCGTGCCGACCGCAGGCCTGGTCGGCGGCCGCGGCGATCGTGTGCCTGCAGATCGCGACGCGGCGCTGA
- a CDS encoding YbaK/EbsC family protein, which produces MTAHLPPRSKLVHAALRASGIPGEIVVLPDAAATAAQAAAALGVEVGAIANSLVFWSDGEPLLVMTSGAHRVDTAALAARLGRRRIERATAQQVRDATGQAIGGVAPTGHPAPLPTIVDEMLAEFPEIWAAAGTPHTVFPLTFDELVALTGGRVAAVD; this is translated from the coding sequence GTGACAGCGCACCTCCCTCCTCGCAGCAAGCTCGTTCACGCGGCGCTTCGGGCATCCGGCATTCCGGGCGAGATCGTCGTGCTGCCTGATGCCGCCGCCACCGCTGCGCAGGCCGCCGCCGCCCTCGGGGTCGAGGTCGGCGCCATCGCGAACAGCCTCGTCTTCTGGTCGGACGGCGAGCCGCTGCTGGTGATGACCAGCGGTGCGCACCGTGTCGACACCGCCGCGCTCGCCGCCCGGCTGGGCCGCCGGCGTATCGAGCGGGCCACCGCACAGCAGGTGAGGGATGCCACGGGTCAGGCGATAGGGGGAGTGGCTCCCACCGGCCACCCCGCGCCCCTCCCGACGATCGTGGACGAAATGCTCGCGGAGTTCCCCGAGATCTGGGCGGCCGCGGGCACGCCGCACACCGTGTTCCCGCTGACTTTCGACGAGCTGGTCGCCCTCACCGGCGGCCGCGTCGCAGCGGTGGACTGA
- a CDS encoding carbohydrate ABC transporter permease — MTTTTALTQEALFDQPPDRPARRPRRLPPGRLTMQVLLYVLLILLAIIYIFPFLVQVATSFKTDNEATTDAVSLIPATVSFAAYERLFTRSDFPLWFANSAVVTVLVTLGRVFFVSLAGYALARLRFRGRGFVFAMVVGVMAVPSVVLLIPKFLVLNQLGIYDSYAGMVIPLLVDAAGVFIMKNFFESIPPSVEEQARIDGAGTFRIFWSIVLPMARPAVVTIVILSFQGSWNELSHFIVSTQSPELTTLTKGVASLASGQLSQGNQYPLKLAAAAIMTIPVAVMFFIFQKRIMNTTEGAVKE, encoded by the coding sequence ATGACCACCACCACGGCCCTCACCCAGGAGGCCCTCTTCGATCAGCCGCCCGACCGTCCGGCGCGGCGCCCCCGCCGACTGCCACCGGGGCGCCTCACGATGCAGGTGCTGCTGTACGTGCTGCTCATCCTGCTGGCGATCATCTACATCTTCCCGTTCCTCGTGCAGGTGGCGACCTCGTTCAAGACCGACAACGAGGCCACCACCGACGCCGTCTCGCTGATCCCTGCGACCGTCAGCTTCGCCGCCTACGAGCGCCTCTTCACCCGCAGCGACTTCCCCCTGTGGTTCGCCAATTCGGCGGTCGTCACGGTGCTCGTGACCCTCGGCCGTGTGTTCTTCGTCTCCCTCGCCGGCTACGCCCTGGCACGCCTGCGGTTCCGCGGACGCGGTTTCGTGTTCGCCATGGTGGTCGGCGTCATGGCCGTCCCCTCGGTGGTGCTGCTGATCCCCAAGTTCCTGGTCCTGAACCAGCTCGGCATCTACGACTCCTACGCCGGCATGGTCATACCCCTGCTGGTGGATGCCGCGGGGGTGTTCATCATGAAGAACTTCTTCGAGTCCATCCCGCCGTCGGTGGAGGAGCAGGCGCGCATCGACGGGGCGGGGACCTTCCGCATCTTCTGGTCGATCGTGCTGCCGATGGCCCGCCCCGCCGTCGTGACGATCGTGATCCTCTCGTTCCAGGGGTCGTGGAACGAGCTGAGCCACTTCATCGTGTCGACGCAGTCCCCGGAGCTGACCACCCTCACCAAGGGCGTCGCCTCGCTGGCATCGGGCCAGCTCAGCCAGGGCAACCAGTACCCCTTGAAGCTCGCCGCCGCGGCGATCATGACGATCCCCGTCGCGGTGATGTTCTTCATCTTCCAGAAGCGGATCATGAACACGACCGAGGGCGCGGTCAAGGAATGA
- a CDS encoding histidine phosphatase family protein — protein MIRLALARHAKSEWGSPGIADHDRPLNQRGLRDAPIMAARLADSGFVPDAIVTSTALRARTTAAVFGERFGLEPVLRPGLYGAPAEELLEAAVHQGAPSVLVVAHDPGMSVLAARLSDDAIGHMPTCGVATFTWRDQDDWEVAAALDPDEWTFDSPR, from the coding sequence ATGATCCGCCTCGCGCTGGCGCGGCACGCCAAGAGCGAGTGGGGCTCACCCGGGATCGCAGACCACGACCGTCCGCTGAATCAGCGCGGGCTGCGCGACGCGCCGATCATGGCCGCGCGCCTGGCCGACAGCGGCTTCGTGCCCGACGCGATCGTGACGTCCACGGCCCTCCGGGCCCGAACGACCGCCGCGGTCTTCGGCGAGCGCTTCGGGCTCGAGCCCGTGCTGCGTCCGGGGCTCTACGGAGCGCCGGCCGAAGAGCTGCTCGAGGCAGCCGTGCACCAGGGCGCCCCGTCGGTGCTGGTCGTCGCCCACGACCCGGGCATGAGCGTGCTCGCCGCCCGGCTGTCGGACGACGCGATCGGCCACATGCCCACCTGCGGGGTGGCCACCTTCACCTGGCGCGATCAGGACGACTGGGAGGTCGCGGCGGCCCTCGACCCCGACGAGTGGACGTTCGACTCGCCGCGCTGA
- a CDS encoding DUF445 domain-containing protein, whose translation MSRTPLAALSPADQVRRRALGRMKAVALGALVFMAVVFAVSFPLQNDVPWLAYVRAAAEGGMVGALADWFAVTALFRHPLGIPIPHTAIIPSRKDEIGRTLGEFVETNFLSTEVVRTKLESISVSRRLGEWLASPEHAARVTDEGSAMAAGVLRALSDSDVQDLIADVAREHLVEPDWGPSVGGWLARLVDSGAHHGAVDMAADSVGVWLEGNRESFDGLVSSRLPSWVPSMVLRLIDDTLYKEALSFVRDVRGHPDHAARRAIDQYLTRLADSLQNDPATIGRFEDAKSGVFDSPRVRELAAEAWDTTKSGLLRSLSDPNSGLRARMTQALIDSGTRLSTDTALQQRVDGWATDAAVFLVDRYRHDIASIITETVERWDPAETTEKIELMVGRDLQYIRLNGTVVGALAGLTIFTIAHALVG comes from the coding sequence ATGTCCCGCACCCCCCTCGCCGCGCTGAGCCCGGCCGACCAGGTGCGCCGGCGCGCCCTCGGACGGATGAAGGCCGTCGCACTCGGAGCGCTGGTGTTCATGGCAGTCGTCTTCGCCGTGTCGTTCCCGCTGCAGAATGACGTGCCGTGGCTCGCCTACGTGCGGGCCGCCGCCGAAGGCGGCATGGTGGGCGCGCTGGCGGACTGGTTCGCGGTCACGGCTCTGTTCCGGCATCCGCTCGGCATCCCCATCCCGCACACCGCGATCATCCCCAGCCGCAAAGACGAGATCGGGCGCACCCTCGGGGAGTTCGTCGAGACCAACTTCCTCTCCACCGAGGTCGTGCGCACCAAGCTGGAGTCGATCAGCGTGTCGCGCCGCCTCGGCGAGTGGCTGGCGAGCCCCGAGCATGCTGCGCGCGTCACGGACGAAGGCTCGGCGATGGCCGCCGGCGTGCTGCGCGCCCTCAGCGACAGCGACGTGCAGGACCTCATCGCAGACGTCGCGCGCGAGCACCTCGTCGAGCCGGACTGGGGCCCCTCCGTTGGCGGATGGCTGGCGCGCCTGGTCGACTCCGGCGCACATCACGGCGCGGTCGACATGGCGGCGGACTCCGTCGGCGTCTGGCTCGAAGGCAACCGCGAGTCCTTCGACGGCCTGGTCTCGAGCCGCCTGCCCTCGTGGGTGCCCTCGATGGTGCTGCGCCTCATCGACGACACGCTCTACAAAGAGGCGCTGTCGTTCGTCCGCGATGTGCGGGGCCACCCCGACCACGCCGCGCGCCGCGCGATCGACCAGTACCTCACGCGGCTCGCCGACAGCCTGCAGAACGACCCGGCCACCATTGGCCGCTTCGAAGACGCCAAGTCGGGCGTCTTCGACTCCCCCCGGGTGCGGGAGCTCGCCGCCGAGGCCTGGGACACCACCAAGTCCGGCCTGCTCCGCTCGCTCTCCGATCCCAATAGTGGCCTGCGCGCGCGCATGACCCAGGCACTCATCGACTCCGGCACGCGCCTGTCGACGGACACCGCGCTGCAGCAGCGGGTCGACGGCTGGGCGACGGATGCCGCGGTCTTCCTGGTCGACCGGTACCGGCACGACATCGCCTCGATCATCACCGAGACCGTCGAACGGTGGGACCCCGCCGAGACCACCGAGAAGATCGAGCTCATGGTCGGCCGGGACCTGCAGTACATCCGCCTCAACGGCACCGTCGTCGGCGCGCTGGCGGGACTCACCATCTTCACCATCGCGCACGCCCTGGTGGGCTGA
- a CDS encoding sugar ABC transporter permease, which translates to MATAAPASHRSRSSGGIRRGEGAAGWLFTLPIVVILGLFLFIPVLMALWVSFSDWSGRGSPLSSTVSFIGLDNYAAITTGGGLAERNFGIALRNNAWYVLLVVPLQTALSLFLAVLVNRAVLRGRGFFRTAFYFPSVTSSVAITVLWLFLFSTTGVINEVLSWIGIAGPNWFNDPRGIVHIALGAGGEPGPAALTSGQFLGVTWWDWLAGPSVAMTAFILMAVFTTSGTFMLLFLAALQNIGAELSEAAMMDGANAWQRFWLITLPQLRPTLFTVLTLGLIGCWQVFDQIYTGTQGAPGKTTITPAYLSYTSAFTDQQWGIGAAISFILFLIIIVFTVFQRWALRERAVSMRRRRPYEQAVAAAAAARGKEAP; encoded by the coding sequence GTGGCCACCGCCGCGCCGGCGTCCCACCGCAGCCGCTCGTCCGGCGGCATCCGTCGCGGTGAGGGCGCCGCGGGGTGGCTGTTCACCCTGCCGATCGTCGTGATCCTCGGGCTGTTCCTCTTCATCCCCGTCCTCATGGCGCTGTGGGTCAGCTTCTCGGATTGGAGCGGACGCGGCAGCCCTCTTTCTTCGACCGTGTCGTTCATCGGTCTCGACAACTACGCCGCCATCACCACCGGCGGGGGCCTCGCCGAGCGCAACTTCGGCATCGCACTGCGCAACAACGCCTGGTACGTGCTGCTGGTCGTGCCGCTGCAGACGGCGCTGTCGCTGTTCCTCGCGGTGCTGGTCAACCGCGCGGTGCTGCGCGGCCGGGGGTTCTTCCGCACCGCGTTCTATTTCCCTTCGGTCACCAGCTCCGTGGCCATCACCGTGCTGTGGCTGTTCCTCTTCTCCACGACCGGCGTCATCAACGAGGTGCTGTCGTGGATCGGCATCGCCGGGCCGAACTGGTTCAACGACCCGCGCGGCATCGTCCACATCGCCCTGGGCGCCGGCGGCGAACCGGGTCCCGCTGCGCTGACGTCGGGGCAGTTCCTGGGCGTCACCTGGTGGGACTGGCTCGCCGGGCCGTCGGTGGCGATGACCGCCTTCATCCTGATGGCAGTGTTCACCACCAGCGGCACGTTCATGCTGCTCTTCCTCGCGGCGCTGCAGAACATCGGCGCAGAGCTGAGCGAAGCGGCGATGATGGACGGCGCCAACGCCTGGCAGCGCTTCTGGTTGATCACGCTCCCCCAGCTGCGCCCGACGCTGTTCACGGTGCTGACTCTGGGGCTGATCGGATGCTGGCAGGTGTTCGACCAGATCTACACCGGCACCCAGGGCGCGCCCGGCAAGACCACGATCACCCCCGCCTACCTGTCGTACACGTCGGCCTTCACCGATCAGCAGTGGGGAATCGGCGCGGCGATCTCGTTCATCCTGTTCCTCATCATCATCGTGTTCACCGTGTTCCAGCGCTGGGCGCTGCGCGAACGGGCGGTCTCGATGCGGCGCCGCCGGCCGTATGAGCAGGCCGTCGCCGCCGCTGCTGCCGCTCGCGGGAAGGAAGCGCCATGA
- a CDS encoding LacI family DNA-binding transcriptional regulator, translating into MRQPTVEDVARLAGVSRQTVSNVLNSPAVVRAGTRERVENAIVQLGYAPSMAARRLRTRRSDTIGVHLDPYSGGISGVVLDRFVHALTDRATPRGLGILVYAATDAQEELERLRALRDGGEIDRVVLTGTVECDPRTAWLREVGLPFVSFGRPWGAEWTVADHAWVDVDGAAGTRAATAFARGHGRRVAFLGWPRGSGTGDDRERGWREAMGEDAAEDLRRTSLDTVQAARTEIELLLATTTVDAVVCASDTLAVGAHLAASHAGRADVTVVGFDNTPVAAALGLSSVEQRPEQVAEAVLDLLVSGAEPGGRLIEPELVVRTGVV; encoded by the coding sequence ATGCGGCAGCCGACGGTCGAGGACGTCGCGCGCCTCGCGGGGGTGTCCCGCCAGACGGTGTCGAATGTGCTGAACAGTCCCGCGGTGGTGCGCGCGGGTACCCGTGAGCGCGTTGAGAACGCCATCGTGCAGCTCGGCTACGCCCCGTCGATGGCGGCGCGTAGATTGCGTACGCGGCGCAGCGACACCATCGGCGTGCACCTCGACCCCTACAGCGGGGGCATCTCGGGGGTCGTGCTCGACCGGTTCGTGCACGCACTCACCGACCGCGCCACACCCCGGGGTCTCGGCATCTTGGTCTACGCCGCCACCGACGCCCAGGAGGAGCTCGAGAGGCTGCGGGCTCTGCGCGACGGCGGCGAGATCGACCGCGTCGTGCTGACCGGCACGGTCGAATGCGACCCTCGCACCGCCTGGCTGCGCGAGGTGGGACTGCCGTTCGTGTCCTTCGGGCGGCCGTGGGGCGCCGAGTGGACTGTTGCCGACCACGCCTGGGTCGACGTCGACGGCGCAGCCGGCACACGCGCGGCCACAGCGTTCGCGCGCGGTCACGGGCGCCGGGTGGCCTTTCTCGGCTGGCCGCGCGGCAGCGGCACCGGGGATGACCGCGAGCGCGGATGGCGCGAGGCGATGGGGGAGGATGCCGCCGAAGACCTCCGCCGCACGAGTCTGGACACGGTCCAGGCCGCTCGCACCGAGATCGAGCTGCTGCTCGCGACGACGACGGTGGATGCCGTCGTGTGCGCGAGTGACACCCTCGCCGTCGGTGCGCACCTCGCGGCCTCGCACGCAGGCAGGGCCGACGTGACCGTCGTGGGTTTCGACAACACCCCCGTCGCGGCCGCACTGGGGCTGTCCAGCGTGGAGCAGCGCCCCGAGCAGGTGGCCGAGGCGGTGCTCGACCTGCTCGTCAGCGGTGCGGAGCCCGGTGGCCGCCTCATCGAACCCGAGCTCGTGGTGCGCACCGGCGTCGTCTGA
- a CDS encoding gamma-glutamylcyclotransferase, which translates to MGDTVELLFSYGSLEGGGLQLDTFGRVVHTEPDVLPGYTTSLTERPDPRITDRIGPVPQRELRRTGDPRDKIIGTVLRLSEAELDAADELLSPPFHRRPVTLESGRGAWVYVVATT; encoded by the coding sequence ATGGGCGACACCGTCGAGCTGCTGTTCAGCTACGGCTCGCTGGAGGGCGGCGGGCTGCAGCTCGACACCTTCGGGCGGGTCGTGCACACCGAACCCGACGTGCTGCCCGGATACACGACCTCGCTCACGGAGCGGCCCGACCCCCGCATCACCGACCGCATCGGCCCTGTCCCGCAACGCGAGCTGCGCCGCACCGGCGACCCGCGCGACAAGATCATCGGCACGGTGCTGCGCCTCAGCGAGGCGGAACTGGATGCCGCCGACGAGCTGCTGAGCCCGCCGTTTCACCGCCGGCCCGTGACGCTCGAAAGCGGACGCGGCGCGTGGGTGTACGTGGTGGCGACGACATGA
- a CDS encoding 2,3-butanediol dehydrogenase, translating to MRAARFHGKEDLRVEEIDEPSPGPGQVKLRNGYSGICGSDLHVYYTPEAAGIDMEHPHPITGAMPPQVLGHEFAGTVVEVGEGVEGISVGDRAAVWPIYYCGECPACRKGMYNVCQKIGFHGLTSDGGGMAEFTTVPASMLHVLPENVDLRLGALVEPMSVAWHAVSLGDVPAGGSALVAGAGPIGIGVWFALRAQGVDRVLVSEPSAQRRAIIEALGARTVDPVDGDLAAAVAELTDGDGVDVAFDAAGAGPAITSGLASLTPGGRVIVVALHERAMEFNPTQLVMAETGIAGSLAYLPEDFDAVIAAMAAGAYDTTGWVEEVDIDGVVDAFHRLRSGAGAKILVRA from the coding sequence ATGCGCGCTGCACGTTTCCACGGCAAAGAGGACCTCCGCGTGGAGGAGATCGACGAGCCCAGCCCCGGTCCGGGTCAGGTGAAGCTGCGCAACGGTTACTCGGGCATCTGCGGGTCGGACCTGCACGTCTACTACACGCCGGAGGCCGCCGGCATCGACATGGAGCATCCGCACCCGATCACCGGGGCGATGCCCCCGCAGGTGCTGGGGCACGAGTTCGCCGGCACGGTCGTCGAAGTGGGTGAGGGCGTCGAGGGCATCTCGGTCGGGGACCGCGCGGCGGTCTGGCCCATCTACTACTGCGGTGAATGCCCTGCGTGCCGCAAGGGCATGTACAACGTGTGCCAGAAGATTGGGTTCCACGGGCTGACCTCCGACGGCGGCGGCATGGCCGAGTTCACCACTGTGCCGGCGTCGATGCTGCATGTTCTCCCCGAGAACGTCGACCTGCGACTGGGCGCCCTCGTGGAGCCGATGTCGGTGGCGTGGCACGCCGTCTCGCTCGGCGACGTGCCCGCAGGCGGCTCGGCGTTGGTCGCGGGAGCGGGACCCATCGGCATCGGCGTGTGGTTCGCCCTCCGCGCCCAGGGCGTGGACCGCGTGCTCGTCTCGGAGCCGAGCGCGCAGCGCCGGGCGATCATCGAGGCGCTCGGTGCGCGCACCGTCGACCCGGTGGACGGTGACCTCGCCGCGGCCGTCGCCGAACTCACCGACGGCGACGGCGTGGACGTCGCATTCGACGCTGCCGGGGCGGGTCCCGCCATCACCTCGGGGCTCGCCAGCCTGACCCCCGGTGGCCGGGTCATCGTGGTCGCCCTGCACGAGCGGGCCATGGAGTTCAACCCCACGCAGCTCGTCATGGCCGAGACCGGCATCGCCGGCAGCCTCGCCTACCTTCCCGAGGACTTCGACGCCGTCATCGCGGCGATGGCCGCCGGGGCGTACGACACGACGGGATGGGTCGAAGAAGTGGACATCGACGGCGTGGTCGACGCCTTCCACCGGCTGCGCTCGGGAGCCGGCGCGAAGATCCTCGTGCGCGCCTGA